A window of Pirellulales bacterium genomic DNA:
CGCAGATCGACGTGCAGTTGAAGCGGCGCTACGACCTGATTCCCAACCTGGTCGAAACGGCCAAGGCCTACATGAAGCACGAGCGCGAGACGCTGGAAGCCGTGATCCAAGCGCGCAACACGGCGCAGACCGCCAGTCAGCAAGCCGCCGCCAACCCCGGCAATCCGCAAGC
This region includes:
- a CDS encoding LemA family protein — translated: MQPLFAAIGTGLAILIGVGVVALLVLSYFVGIYNRLVGLRNRYKNAFAQIDVQLKRRYDLIPNLVETAKAYMKHERETLEAVIQARNTAQTASQQAAANPGNPQA